The sequence below is a genomic window from Coffea arabica cultivar ET-39 chromosome 4c, Coffea Arabica ET-39 HiFi, whole genome shotgun sequence.
ATCCTATAAAACTCGGGGGCTAGAGGCAAATACGATCTAGGTTCTTTATTAGCTAGCTCACAAAACACTCCAACGATGGCGGAAACAATACCCACATCAGCATTCTCTAAATTCTCGACTAATCGCTTAAAACACACCCTCACGGAATCTGGGTACAATTCAAAAACCCTCAAAACAGTAGCAATAGCTTTCTTCTTAATAAACCCCTTATTGCTATTCAATAAAGTAAACAATTCGGGCGTCAAATCGCGTGCTAAATCGGGAGTACAAATCGAAGAAAGCGTCTGAAGAGCGAGGCTTACCTCATGGGGGTTGCCCGAATTGAGGTCTTTCCGGAGCTGATGGGTGAGGAGGAGTATGACATCCGTGGAGGAGTTGAAGGAAATCGAGGCGGCAAGATAACCGGTCCGTTTTGAATTGAAGATGGTGGAGGAGGAGAGCTCGATTGCATGGAAAGCGGCCCAGGACATGTCGATGGCATAGAGGGAGTGAAGATAGGTAAGCTTTTGAAGCGCGGTGGTTTTGGTTTGTTGGTCTGTTGATTTGATCTCGCGGCGAACCTCATCGATGGATTTCGAGAGAAAAGTGGAGGATTCGGGTGTTCCGGCAGCGGTGCCGGCAGCGAGGTTGTGGAGACGGAGGCCTTTGATTAAATCCTCCAAGGATCGTTGGAACAAGGAATCCATTAGTGAAGGACCTCCGGCCATTAAATTTGGGGAAGGCTAATGAATTGAAGACAACGTCCGATTATATGGAGTTTGATGAGGtttagtgtgtgagtgtgtgttttTGGGATGCCATGATGATCATGAGAGGGTTCTGAAGGCTGAAGGAATGagggagaaggaagaaaaaaactgGTGCGTGAGCTTTTCAAATAAAGTCGTTTGAAGCTGCACGAGTTTATCAAATACCACGACTTTTGGCTGAAATGTGGAGTCATTGGAGCTTGAACTCATCGTTGATGGAATCATTTTTGTTAACGGAGCCAATGATTTGTCACAGTGCAATAAGCAAACTGAAatgatttgtttggattgcttcatatttcctcaattttatttgcttacatcatctttataattttcaatacacctttttatcttcccaatatctttttatctcacatacatcatatcacaaaaagtgctacagtaaaaatatatcaaataatcccaaataacttacaatccaaacagacccgATAATTTGTAAGCAACTCATAACTGTAAAATGGGTAAAACGAATTCGTACAACTTATTCAAATTAAACTCTTATATTTGATGGAACAAATATGAACGTTAAAACTAGAACAAACTCACAATTTGTCGAGGTTCATATTTCAGAGCTTTTAATTGTGGTGCGATCTCGTTATAttttgaattgtaatttttcataaaaaaatttgtATGTTTATCACGTgcatatttttaaattatttttttatttgatataAATCAAATCGTTATAATATACTTTTCTATAAATActtatagtaataataatagttTAGCTTCTTCCCAAATAATGTAGGGAAggaaatttcttcttttattcttttatgaCACAAAAATTGAGTATATAAAATTGAAAGTTGAAAAAGAATTTTCGTGTAATTAATCTTTTAACTTATTCATTACTGTTTGTAGTACTTTACCACATCACTATCTTGTTCATTAGatactaaataaaaaaaaaaaaaaagtggatttTTTCTTGACACAAACACAATTACTATCACATGCCAAATAATTTAAcatgattttcaaaaataaaaatagaaaacaaaatcaATATAAAATACTAACAATGTTGCACTTGTActgttattgttattattaatattaatatggaTTTTATTAGTTTGGTTATTGCTTCGGTTAGATTTATGGATGTTGCACATACTATAATACAAAATCGCAAATCAATCAATAAGGAAAGAACAAGGGGAAGAGTAGAAATAAAGGTGAAGAGATCCATAGAAGAGAAGAATGAAGATCACCGACTGCTAGAAGCTTAAGATAGCCATAAATAAGCAAAGGAAACATCAGCCAAAAAGCACCACTTGTCACCAGCTGGAAAGAGGGCTTTGGCCTTCCAGAAGAAAATTGTGGAGTAAATCTTTAGCCTTCCTTCTCTCCTCTTCCAGGTTTTCATGTctttactaaaaccctaatcttttttattcttttaactGTCCTCAAGTGCCCATAGCTGCACGCCCATCAAAATCCTGCGGCAATGTATGAGCATTTTGGAGCAACCCCAATAGCCAAATGACTTCCGTGGCCTAAATTAGAGCTGGGTTTTTTattcctaaaaagaaaaaaaaaatgatgactTGGGTTGTGGGCGCAATTTAATTATCTTAATTCTGCTCATTTTGATTTCGTTTTAGTGGGCTTGTTGTAAATTTACTGAATTTGGTCTAGAAGTAGTGTTGAATTATGTTTCACTAGTAATCAAGAATTGTAGTAGTATTAGTATTCCGGAGAATGAAGTAGAAATTATTGCTACTAAATAGAGGCTTTACAATTCTATTTTCCTGCAGCTTACACAACTGTGGAGCGTTACAGGAATTCTGTTTAAGAGCAGCGGAAATTGTGAGATTTGTTGATCAAGTGAATGGAAGGATTGCGAGTTGATTGAATGTAGGTTGAAAAGTTATTGTGGGTTGCATTTTCATCAGCTTTCCAGGATGTCTATGTTCTAACACAATTTTAAGTAAAAATCAACGTTAAGGTATGTTGTTTCTGGAAATTGGTTAGCCTTTTCACATGTAAAATTTGCATATCATTGGGATTCTGGAATTTTAACGTAAGCTTTCTTTTTGTCATTTGACAGAAATTAGCAAGATGCCTCGTAAGGGAAATTATCGAGTTGATTATGAAGATGACTATGATGCGTATGAAGATTATGAGTACTATGACAACGAGAATGACTATGATGATGGTTACAATGCCAAGGAAAATGGTAAAGATTGTCTTTTCAACTTGGTTTTCTTGCTCACCCGCTAAATGCGGGGCTTATACTGTCTTTGGCATGGAAATTTTGGCAAACAGGTCAGAGTTTTACCTGTACTTGTGACTTGAAGTTTCAGGTCCTTTGGAGTAAAAGTTCTAAGAGTCCacaattttcttttgcattaaGCTATCGGGAAGAAAGTAGACGAAAAAGTTCTTTTGGTACTGTTTTCTAGAttaaaatgtgattttggaAATTTACATGGATTTGTGAATAACTAGGGAGGACAATCTCAGAAGCAGGAGAAGTAGAAGTACATCTGGATAGGGTGCAACTTATGTGGAATTTGGGCATTACATCTTGAATAAAGCATGATTAGTTGGGAGACTGGTAAAGTGAGCAGCAGGATGCTATAGGATAAGGCAAATTATGTCTTGGTTGAGAAGAGTACGAATTCATTTTCTAAAATTAAATACTAACCATAATAAGCAACTTCCTGCAAGGGTTGTTAACTTTTTCTCAAAAGGTCCTTTTTTCACTGTCGTATCGCATGTGTAACAAATCTAATAATACATCTTTCATGTAATATGTCTGTATATGTAAGGAAAGAATTTGTAATTCTCAAAATCAATGGAGTTAAGAGCCAAGATTCTGTTTGGATGGATAAGGATTGCTATTCCTAGAAGGTCTGTTGTGGAATGCTCATCCCTCAGTTTATCATCTATGTTTCTGACATAACAATGAGTATGTGATTGCTAAGCTTATGGTTTCTTGTTGTGGATAAATTACTAGCAATGGGGAACTTGTTTTAAAGATCAAATCTGGAATAGGATTTGCTTTATCTCATTTTCTATGGTGTTGTGTTTTGCATATTTGTAGGGTACACATTTATGGATATATATATCAGATAGTTATTGCACTGCAAGGGCGATTTCTTCAATGGAAATCTTTTAGGAAACAGCTTTCAAATTTTTCCACCAATCAAATGCTATGTAGACCTACTTGTATTATATTCTAATTTCGGACCTAACAACTAAAAATCTTCTCCAAATTGAATTAATTGCTTGGTGATAACTACTGAAACAGGTGTAGTGCCTGAGACTAAGGAAATACAAGAAGCAGCGAAGATTGGGATTTGGCGCTGTCCAATATGTACATATGATAATGAAGATGATATGTCTGCATGTGAAATATGTGGGGTCCTTCGTAATCCACTGGTTAAGGGCCATAATAAGAGTAGTTCTGGCCCAGGTAAGCACCTCCTCAAATACTCTGTATCATTTTCTATATACTTTTTGACATGTATGCAATGCTATTTGTAAGAGTACGCTGCTGTAAGAACTATTATTCAAGTGAAAAGAAACAGGAGTTTGAACCCTTCTTGTTCAGTTTTTTCATTTCCTTGTTATGATCGAGTTTGATCTTTAAACAATGGGGAGTGGTTTACCGATAGCTTGCTTCTAATTTGCCCAACGAGACCTATTTTTATCTCTGTTTTTATTCAATTTGTATCTAAATTTGCTAGCTCCTTCATAGAGTAGATCGTTTCTATGCAGTTGGTGGCATATGCAAAGACTCTGCAGTATCCATAATGGCCAAGTCTCTTTTTGCATCATTGCCGCAACACAAACCCAAAAAGGCCGTAGTCTTTGAAGCAATGAATGGTGCTCTTTTGAAAGGGGAACCTGGAAATATACTTGGGGACTTTCATGATTTCCATAGGGCTTTTAGCTCTCAAAACAAATACAAGTTTAATATAGGTTTGGACATACTCTGATACAGGAAAATAATTAATGAcaggaaaattttcaaactccAAAAGTGTAGTCTCTTTCTCTCAGTTTTTGCTCCTTTGCTTGGCCATTATTAGAGTCATATCATCGGATAGCATCCATATATGAATGTTCTTACTTGTACTATTTGTTATGGCAGCCCCTTATAAGTTTGATGGTCCATCTCCAGATGACTTGGTGTCGAGTGGAATGCGTTCCTCCACACTGGGTTCTAaaggtttcatttttttcctgctctttcttcttttcatgTTGGCTCATTTGTCTTTGGTCTATGCGATAGTTTTCATCTGTGCTGATACATTTGCTCTCAGCTTTGCCAAATTTTTCTGCAAAGACTAAGCGATTTTATGTTTCACATTTTTTACTCATTAAGTGAAATGATGTGTTGTTTAACTTTGGAAGGATGTATCTTCCTGATATGCTGCCTATTTTCTACTGCAGCCAATTTTAAGACTTCTTCATCGCCAGATGtttctagaaaagaaaaagagcttAAGATTGAAGTAGAAAGAGAAATAAGTATTGAAGGGCATGATAGCTCTTCCGCATCAACATCAAAGAAGAAGGGTCCTCTTTTGAAGATTGAGGGCAAACCTCAAATCATTTCTGGTGATATGATGAAGATGTCAATATCTTCGAAGTCTGGAAGTGCAAAAAATGCCAATCGTGCAAGAGCTTCGGTAAGTGCACCATTTAAACCTGAGAAATGGATGCTTCCTGACCAGATTGAAGATAAATTGAGTCAACTAAATCTCGCAATTGTAAgttatccatttgttttccttttgcgACTAATAGATATCTCTCCATGTGCATTTCCTGCTGTTTGCTGTAGATTTTAATTCATCTTCTTTTTACTATATTCATAGGTCGGCCACGTTGATTCTGGAAAGTCCACACTCTCAGGAAGACTGCTGCATCTTTTAGGGCGTATATCCCAGAAGGAATTTCACAAATATGAGAGAGAGGCCAAACAACTGGTAGTTAAGCTAGCATTTGTTATATTCATAATGGTAGGTTGGCTTCTAAGATTGGTGAACCCTATGTTGTTCTATCAGGGAAAAGGGTCCTTTGCTTATGCATGGGCATTAGATGAGAGTGCTGAAGAAAGAGAAAGGGGGATAACTATGACTGTAGCTGTTGCATTCTTCGATACCAAAAAATATCACATTGTTCTACTTGACTCACCTGGCCACAAAGACTTTGTTCCAAACATGATATCTGGGGCAACACAGGCCGATGCTGCAATTCTTGTTATTGATGCTTCAGTGGGTGCATTTGAAGCAGGAATGGATGCTTCTGGAGGGCAAACAAGGGAGCACACACAACTGATTAGAAGCTTTGGCGCAGATCAGATTATAGTTGCAGTTAACAAAATGGATGCTGTGGAATACTCCAGGGAGAGATTTGATATTATTAAGCAGAAGCTGGGTGTATTTCTTCGCTCCTGCAGTTTCAAGGAATCTTCTATATTGTGGATTCCCATGAGTGCCATGGAAAACCAAAATTTGGTTGATGTTCCTTCTGATACACGATTATCCTGGTTAGTTTACTTGTGCTTGCCTTCTCTGAAGTCCTTCGTCTTCCAAAATTCATAAGGATAGCTAAATTTGAAGGGAGAGCAATTTATA
It includes:
- the LOC113740120 gene encoding uncharacterized protein isoform X1, with product MPRKGNYRVDYEDDYDAYEDYEYYDNENDYDDGYNAKENGVVPETKEIQEAAKIGIWRCPICTYDNEDDMSACEICGVLRNPLVKGHNKSSSGPVGGICKDSAVSIMAKSLFASLPQHKPKKAVVFEAMNGALLKGEPGNILGDFHDFHRAFSSQNKYKFNIAPYKFDGPSPDDLVSSGMRSSTLGSKANFKTSSSPDVSRKEKELKIEVEREISIEGHDSSSASTSKKKGPLLKIEGKPQIISGDMMKMSISSKSGSAKNANRARASVSAPFKPEKWMLPDQIEDKLSQLNLAIVGHVDSGKSTLSGRLLHLLGRISQKEFHKYEREAKQLGKGSFAYAWALDESAEERERGITMTVAVAFFDTKKYHIVLLDSPGHKDFVPNMISGATQADAAILVIDASVGAFEAGMDASGGQTREHTQLIRSFGADQIIVAVNKMDAVEYSRERFDIIKQKLGVFLRSCSFKESSILWIPMSAMENQNLVDVPSDTRLSWYQGLCLLDAIDSLQPPVRDYSKPLLLPICDVIKSQSQGQLSVVGKVENGALRSGYKVLVMPSGEIATVRSLERDNHVCNIARAGDNVTVSLQGVDPNRVTAGGVLCHPDFPVAVSKHFELKIVVLDVTTPILIGSQLEFHIHHTKEVARVVKILSLLDPKTGKVSKKSPRCLLSKQNAVIEVALEEEVCVEEYSRCKALGRVSLRASGRTIALGVVTKIVQNEQ
- the LOC113740120 gene encoding uncharacterized protein isoform X3, whose amino-acid sequence is MPRKGNYRVDYEDDYDAYEDYEYYDNENDYDDGYNAKENGVVPETKEIQEAAKIGIWRCPICTYDNEDDMSACEICGVLRNPLVKGHNKSSSGPDDLVSSGMRSSTLGSKANFKTSSSPDVSRKEKELKIEVEREISIEGHDSSSASTSKKKGPLLKIEGKPQIISGDMMKMSISSKSGSAKNANRARASVSAPFKPEKWMLPDQIEDKLSQLNLAIVGHVDSGKSTLSGRLLHLLGRISQKEFHKYEREAKQLGKGSFAYAWALDESAEERERGITMTVAVAFFDTKKYHIVLLDSPGHKDFVPNMISGATQADAAILVIDASVGAFEAGMDASGGQTREHTQLIRSFGADQIIVAVNKMDAVEYSRERFDIIKQKLGVFLRSCSFKESSILWIPMSAMENQNLVDVPSDTRLSWYQGLCLLDAIDSLQPPVRDYSKPLLLPICDVIKSQSQGQLSVVGKVENGALRSGYKVLVMPSGEIATVRSLERDNHVCNIARAGDNVTVSLQGVDPNRVTAGGVLCHPDFPVAVSKHFELKIVVLDVTTPILIGSQLEFHIHHTKEVARVVKILSLLDPKTGKVSKKSPRCLLSKQNAVIEVALEEEVCVEEYSRCKALGRVSLRASGRTIALGVVTKIVQNEQ
- the LOC113740120 gene encoding uncharacterized protein isoform X2 encodes the protein MPRKGNYRVDYEDDYDAYEDYEYYDNENDYDDGYNAKENGVVPETKEIQEAAKIGIWRCPICTYDNEDDMSACEICGVLRNPLVKGHNKSSSGPAPYKFDGPSPDDLVSSGMRSSTLGSKANFKTSSSPDVSRKEKELKIEVEREISIEGHDSSSASTSKKKGPLLKIEGKPQIISGDMMKMSISSKSGSAKNANRARASVSAPFKPEKWMLPDQIEDKLSQLNLAIVGHVDSGKSTLSGRLLHLLGRISQKEFHKYEREAKQLGKGSFAYAWALDESAEERERGITMTVAVAFFDTKKYHIVLLDSPGHKDFVPNMISGATQADAAILVIDASVGAFEAGMDASGGQTREHTQLIRSFGADQIIVAVNKMDAVEYSRERFDIIKQKLGVFLRSCSFKESSILWIPMSAMENQNLVDVPSDTRLSWYQGLCLLDAIDSLQPPVRDYSKPLLLPICDVIKSQSQGQLSVVGKVENGALRSGYKVLVMPSGEIATVRSLERDNHVCNIARAGDNVTVSLQGVDPNRVTAGGVLCHPDFPVAVSKHFELKIVVLDVTTPILIGSQLEFHIHHTKEVARVVKILSLLDPKTGKVSKKSPRCLLSKQNAVIEVALEEEVCVEEYSRCKALGRVSLRASGRTIALGVVTKIVQNEQ